The Haloarcula laminariae genomic sequence GCGGCCCCAGAAGTACGCCGTCTCCGGGTGGGCCGCCAGCATGTCGCCGGGCGGGCCGGTCTCGATGCTCACGGCTCGGCCTCCCCCAGCGGCTGGCTCCGCGGGGCGTCGGTCCCGGCGTCCTCGACGGTGATGGCGTCCAGCGGGCAGGCGGCGGCCGCCTGCTCGGCGTCGTCGCGGCGGTCGTCGTCGAAGGTCCCGGCGATGGCGTGGGCGTCGTCAACCTCGATGGCCGCCAGCCCGTCGGACGCCTCGACGAAGCGGTCGTCCCGGACCAGACAGGCGAAGACGCCGTCGCAGGCCTCGCGGTCGATAGTGACTGTATACATTGTCAGTAATCGTATTTCGTCTCGTAGCCACGGGGCGTGACCATCCGGTCGTCCCAGACGTAGGTGTCCTCGTTGCCGACCAACAGCGTGGTCGTCATGTCCACGAGGTCGGTCTCGCCCAGCTCGGGGAGCTCCTGCAGCTCGACGATCTCGACCTGCTCGTCCTCGCGGCCGGCGGCGTGGACGACGCCGACAGGGGTCTCGGGGTCCCGGTGTTCGAGCAGTATCTCACAGCACTTCTGGTAGTTCTCGCGTCGCTTTCGGCTCCACGGGTTGTAGATGCTGATGGTGAAGCCCTCCTTGGCGGTCGCGTGGAGCCGCGACTCGATGGTCGGCATGTCCGTGAGGTGGTCCGACAGCGAAATCGAGACCGTATCGTTGACCAGGGGCGCGCCGACCCGCGCGGCACAGGACTGGGCCGCGGGGACGCCGGGCACCACGTCGAAGTCGAGCATCGACGCCGTCGCGCCCTTGGACTCAATGATTTCGAGCGCGAGCCCGGCCAGCGCATAGACGTTCGGGTCGCCGCTCCCGATGATGGCCACGTCGTTGCCCGCGAGGGCCCGGTCGATAGCCTCCTCCGTTCGGGAGACCTCGCCGCACATCGGCGTGTTGTAGATATCCTCGGCCCCCTCGACGACCTCGTCGGGGAGCAGTTCAACGTAGGTTGTATAACCGACGATGTGCTCGGCATCGAGCAGGGCCGAGCGCGCTCTCGCGGTCATGCCGTCGGGCTGGCCGGGACCGAGGCCGACGGCGACGAACCGCCCGGGGTCGGCCTCGAAGTCGTCGACGGTCGCGCCGACCTCCTCCTCGTCGCTGGAGGCCCCACAGGAGCTCCCGGAGGAGTCGGAGTCGCTCGCGCCGCACTTCGAGCCGGTGTCGGCCGCCGCGTCGGTGGTTGTCCCGTCGGTCGATGCGCCACATTTCGATTCGGTGGACTCGGTGTTGTCGGTGCTCATGGTTCAGAAATCCTCCACGTCACGCCCGCCCCGCGGGGTGACGAGGAACTCGCGGTAGTCGTTATCCCAGACCTCGGTCTCGTGGGTGCCGACGACGATGGACGACCCCATCCCGCCGACCTCCTCGCTGTGGTCCGGCAGTTCGCCCAGCGTGGTGATGGTCTCGACCTCGTCGTCGAGATTCCGGCCGGCGCTGCCCCGTCCGGCGTCGTTGACGATGGCCGCGGGCACGTCGTCGGCCCGCTCCTCGCGGAGGACCTCAACGGCCCGCTCGTAGTCGCGCCAGCAGTTGTACAGCACGACGACGAAGCCGCTGATGGCCGCCGCGCGGAGCTTCTCCGCTATCTCGTCCCAGCCGCGCCACTTGTCCGACAGCGAAATCGTACAGAAGTCGTTCGACAGCGGCGCGCCGAGATTCGCGGCCCCGGAGAGGGCGGCTGTCACGCCGGGAACGATTTCGATGGGCACGTCGTCGGCCTCGTCCGCCTCGGCCATCTTGAACAGCAGGTCGGACTTCCCGTAGACGTTCGGGTCGCCGCCGGAGACGTGGGCCACGTCCTCGCCGGCCCGGACCCGCTCGAAGGCCGCCCGGGCGAGTTCGACCTGTTTGCCCATCGACGAGCGGATGAGGGTCTGGCGGCTCCCGTCGGGCCGCTCCAGGACGGTCCCTTCCTCGTCGGCCACCTCGCTGTCGTCCGAGACATCCTCGATGGCGGCCGATTCCGGCGGGAGCGTCCCGTCTTTGCGGAGGAACTCCTGGTAGAGGTTCGAGGCGACGACCGTATCTGCGGTCCGGATGACGTCGCTCGCCCGCTGGGTCATGTGATGGGGGAGTCCGGGACCGATACCGACGACGTAGAGCGTACCGTAGTCGTCGGGCCGTTCCGCCGTCCCGTCGGCCGCGGACTCGGCGACACCGCCGTGGTCGCTACTCATCGGCTACCGCCACCGCTCCGACAGTCGTACTGTG encodes the following:
- the cobJ gene encoding precorrin-3B C(17)-methyltransferase, with translation MSTDNTESTESKCGASTDGTTTDAAADTGSKCGASDSDSSGSSCGASSDEEEVGATVDDFEADPGRFVAVGLGPGQPDGMTARARSALLDAEHIVGYTTYVELLPDEVVEGAEDIYNTPMCGEVSRTEEAIDRALAGNDVAIIGSGDPNVYALAGLALEIIESKGATASMLDFDVVPGVPAAQSCAARVGAPLVNDTVSISLSDHLTDMPTIESRLHATAKEGFTISIYNPWSRKRRENYQKCCEILLEHRDPETPVGVVHAAGREDEQVEIVELQELPELGETDLVDMTTTLLVGNEDTYVWDDRMVTPRGYETKYDY
- a CDS encoding ferredoxin, with the protein product MYTVTIDREACDGVFACLVRDDRFVEASDGLAAIEVDDAHAIAGTFDDDRRDDAEQAAAACPLDAITVEDAGTDAPRSQPLGEAEP
- a CDS encoding precorrin-3B C(17)-methyltransferase: MSSDHGGVAESAADGTAERPDDYGTLYVVGIGPGLPHHMTQRASDVIRTADTVVASNLYQEFLRKDGTLPPESAAIEDVSDDSEVADEEGTVLERPDGSRQTLIRSSMGKQVELARAAFERVRAGEDVAHVSGGDPNVYGKSDLLFKMAEADEADDVPIEIVPGVTAALSGAANLGAPLSNDFCTISLSDKWRGWDEIAEKLRAAAISGFVVVLYNCWRDYERAVEVLREERADDVPAAIVNDAGRGSAGRNLDDEVETITTLGELPDHSEEVGGMGSSIVVGTHETEVWDNDYREFLVTPRGGRDVEDF